A region of the Nocardia asteroides genome:
GCAGCGCGAGCGCGGCTACGCGCGCTGGAAGAAGGCCGTCGCCCGCACCCTCGATTGGATCGACGTCGACGAATGAGGGGCGACGCCGACCTACCCGTAACACCGAAACAAGGAGAGATACCGCTGTGTCCGCACGATTGGACTCCCGTTACCGCGCCCGCGCGGTGAACTCCCTCGGCGACGCCGAGATCGACGTGCTCGTCATCGGTGGCGGGGTGGTCGGAGCGGGCGCGGCCCTCGACGCCGCCTCCCGCGGCCTGACCGTGACCCTGGTGGAGGCCAGGGACTTCGCCGCGGGCACCTCGAGCCGCTCCAGCAAGCTCATCCACGGCGGGCTGCGCTACCTGGAGCAGCTCGATTTCTGGCTGGTGCGAGAAGCGCTGAAAGAACGCGGCCTGCTGCTGCATCGGCTCGCACCGCACCTGGTGCGCCCGGTGTCGTTCCTGCTGCCGCTGCGGCACCGGGTGTGGGAACGCGCCTACATCGGCGCGGGCGTCGCCCTGTACGACACCATCGGCGGCGCACGCGCGCTGCCGATGCACCGGCACCTGTCGCGCACACGCGCGCTGGAGCTGGCGCCCGCGCTGCGCGAGGACGCGCTGACCGGGGCCATCCGGTACTACGACGCGCAGGTCGACGACGCCAGGCACACGATGATGATCGCCCGCACCGCGGCCCAGCACGGCGCCACCGTGCTCACCCGCACCAGAGTGACGGGGCTGCTGCGCGACGGCGAGCGCGTCGTCGGCGCGGAGGTCACCGACCTGGAGACCGGCCGGGTGCACACCGTCCGCGCGCGCCGGGTGATCAGCGCCACGGGGGTGTGGACCGACGAGATGAACCGGATGACCGGCGTCGAGTTCCCGTTCCACGTCCGGATGTCCAAGGGCGTGCACATCCTGGTGCCGCGCCACCGCCTGAATCTGGACACCGGCCTGATCATGCGCACCGAGAAGAGCGTGCTGTTCGTCATCCCGTGGGGCGGGCACTGGATCATCGGCACCACCGATACGGATTGGTCGCTGGACAAGGACCACCCCGCCGCCAGCAACGCCGACGTGCGGTACCTGCTCGACCACGTCAACCGAGTGCTGCGCGAACCGCTCACCCGCGACGACATCGTCGGGACCTACGCGGGGCTGCGGCCGCTGCTGTCCGGCGCGTCGGCCGACACCGCCACGCTCTCCCGCGAGCACGCGGTCGCCGAACCGGCGCCCGGTCTGTTCGTGGTAGCGGGCGGTAAGTACACCACCTATCGGGTGATGGCCGCCGACGTCGTGGACGCTGCGGTGGCCGGGCTCGGCCGTGCGGTCGCCCCTTCGGTGACCGAGCACCTGCCGATCCTCGGCGCGGTGGGCTACCACGAACTCGCCGCCGACCTGGACAGCTTGGCGCAGCGCGCGGGCCTGCCCCGGGCGACGGTCGAGCGTCTGCTCGGCCGTTACGGCTCGGCGATCACCGACCTGTTCGACCTGATCGCCCGCGAAACGGAACTGGGCAAGCCGCTCACCGGCGCTCCGGAGTACCTGGGCGCGGAGGCGGTGTACGCGGTGACGCACGAGGGAGCTCTGCATCTGGACGATGTGCTCACCCGCCGCACCCGCATCTCCATCGAAGCGGCCGACCGCGGCTTGGCCGCCGCCGCCGAGGTGGCCTGGCTGATCGGCGCCCACCTCGGCTGGGACGGCGCGGCGACCGAACGCGAGATCACCCGGTACGGCCACCGGGTGCACGCCGAACTGGCCGCCAACCAGGCCGCCGACGACGTGTCCGCCAACGCCGCACGGCTGGTCGCCGTCGTCTGAGCCCGCCGACGTGGCACGGTTCCCGCGCGCAACCGTGCCACGCCGGGCTACTCGTCCGATCCGCTGTGCCCGCGCGGGGTCGATTCGTCGGTCTCGAGCTCTTCTCCGGTGGGGTGCTCGTCGGCATGCGTCAGCTTGGTGTGCTCGTCGGCGAAATCCGCGTCCTGCTGCATCGACTCCGCCGTCGTCGGATCGAGATTCGGTGTGCTCATACCGCGCGCGTACCCACCCACGCCGCCGCGACGCAGACCTGATCCACACGCACGTCCGGTCGCGCACCTCACGCGAAAAGCGCACTTCGAGGGCGTGGCGGTTGACCTCGAGTGGGGTTGAGGATGGACAGTGGTTCCATGACTCGTCCAGCGGATTTCTGGAATACCGTCTACGACAACGACACCGCACCTTGGGTGATCGGTGAACCGCAACCCGCCATCGTGGCCTTGGAGCGCGAAGGGGGTATCAGCGGCCGCGTCCTCGATCCCGGCTGCGGCGCCGGTGAGCACACCATTTTGCTGACCAGGCTCGGTTACGACGTGCGTGGGATCGATATGTCGCCGAGCGCGGTGGCCTACGCGCGCGCCAATGCGGCCGCGCAGGGTGTGCCCGCCGCCGCGTTCGAGGTGGCCGACGCGCTCGCGCTCGGTGACCGGCCGGATTTCGCCGGTGACCCGCCGGGCTCCGCGCCCGCGTTCGACACCGTCGTCGACAGCGCGCTGTTCCATGTCTTCGGGACCGAGGACGAGGCGCGCGCCGCGTACGTCCGCAGTCTGCACGCGGTCTGCAAGCCGGGCGGCACGGTGTATGTCCTCGCCCTCTCCGATGCCGAGCCGGGATTCGGCCCGCGAATCAGCGACACGCTGATCCTGGAGTCCTTCCGCGAGGGCTGGACAGTAGCGGACCTGCGACTGGCACGGTACCGCGGCCGGGTCACCGACCTGGTGGCCCAGGACGCGGCGGCCCTGGAGGTTTCCGAGACGGGCCGGGTCGACGCCGCCGCGTGGCTGGCCCGCATCCGCCGCCTCTGAGCCGCGCCGCTCACACCCCTTTGGGAGCTTTGCCGCCCATGAAACCGAACAGATAGCCCGCGACGCGACGCATCTGGATCTCCTCGGCGCCCTCGGTGATCCGGTAGCGCCGGTGGTGGCGGTAGATGTGCTCGAACGGCTTGTGCCGGGAATAGCCGAGGCCGCCGTGCACCTGCATGGCGCGGTCGGCGGCCTCGCAGCACAACCGGTTGGCCCAGTAGTTGCACATCGAGACCTGCTCGGAGGCGGCGAACGTGCCGTAGGTGTCCATCGACCAAGCGGTCTTGTGGATGAGCGTGCGCAACATCGCGCACTGCGTGTGCAGTTCCACAAGAGGGAACTGGATCGCCTGGTTGGCGGCCAGCGGCTTGCCGAAGGGCTTGCGCTGCTTGGCGTAGGCCACCGACTCGTCGATGCAGTATTGCGCCGCACCCAGGCTGGACGCGGCTTGGCGGATCCGGTTCTCGTTGAAGAAGTGCTGGACCACCGCCAAGCCGCGTCCTTCACCGCCGAAGACGGCGGTGTCGGGGACGCGAACGCCGTTGAGCGCGACGCGGGCGTGATCGGTGGGCATGTTGAAGGTCCAGAGGTATTCCTCGACGACGAACCCCGGAGCGTCGGTGGGCACCAGGAACGCGGTGATGCCCGTCGCGTCGCCGGGGCCGCCGGAGGTGCGCGCGAAGATCAGGTCGGCGTCGGCGATGTGCACGCCGGTGTTCCAGGTCTTCTGTCCGGTAATCACCCAGCCGTCGCCGTCGCGGACCGCTGAGGTCTCCATGTAGGTCGCGTCGGAGCCGTGCTCGGGCTCGGTGATGCCGAAGGCGAAGAACTTCGTCCCCGAAGCCAGCCCGTCCACCCACTCCGCTCGCTGCGCGGGTGTGCCGTATTCGAGCATGAGCAGCAAACCGACATTGTTGGCGACGATGGCATGCTCGTTCTGCAGATCACAGTGCAGCCCCAGGCCGCGCCGGGCCAGGTGCTCGCGGATCACGGCCATGCCCAGGTTGGTGCCGTCCCGGCCGCCGTACTGCGCCGGGAAGGCGTACCGCAGGTGACCCGCGGCGTCGGCGCGCCTGCGGACCTCGGCCAGCAGCGCTTCCCATCGCGCGTTCGGCAGGCCGCCGCGCTCCCAGTCGGTGCGGGCGTCCTCACGACGGTGGTCGAAGAAGCGGATGTTGTCATCGATCTGCTCGAGCGGCGCGATCTCCCGGTCGATGAACCGGTCCAGTTCGGCGAGGTAATCGACCAGTTCGGCAGGTAGCTCGAAATCCATCGAAGTCTCTAGCCTTTCGCAGTGGGTCGGATCTGCATCAGCAGGTCCCATTCGATTTCCGAAACCCGGCGCCCGCTGGCCGCCATCACGATGTCGCGCACGCTGCCGTCCGAGTGCGCCGCGGCTTGCCCGGCCAGCCCGACCCCCCATGCGAGCGTGCACATCACCTTCCACCAGCGGAAACGGTCTTCATCGAACTCGCCGCCCGCACGGCGGTAGCCGCGCGCGAACGCGCCGCGGCCCGCGAATCCGCCGAATTCCCGGTCGTCGGCGCGGAAGCGCCACATGCGCAGCGCGGGCCAGGCCACATCGCGCATCGGATCGCCGTGACGCTGCGCGCCTTCCCAGTCGAGCACCGCCCGCAGTCCCTCGGGACCGACGACGATGTTGCCGTTGCGCATGTCGGTGTGCAGCAGCGCGGTACGCGGCGGCGCGGGCGGGCAGCGGCGTTCCAGCCAGCGCAGCGCGAGGGCGAACACCGGCCGGTCCGCCAAGAGCGCGCGCACGTGCTCGCCCGCCTCGATCAGCTGGTGCTCGGGATCGGCGGCGGCCTCGGGCAGCCGAGCGGGGGCGGTCGCCGGATCGATGGCATGCAGGCGGCCCATGGCCTCGCCGAGCTGTTCGGCGACTCGTTCGCCGAGACCCGCCGACTCCGTCAGCCGCAGCACCTTGCGCGGCACCGTCTCTCCGTCCACCCGTTCGGTAACCACGAACGGCCCGTCGGCGTAGGCGCTGTCGGTGCAGATCGCCACGACGGGCGGAACCGGGACACCGTTGCCGCGCGCCAGCTCCCGGACCGCGGCCTCCACGTCCACGGGGACGAGCTCGATCGCGTTCGGCACGATGGTCGCGACCAAGCGCCGCTTCGCGCCTCCCATATCGGCGTCGAAGGCGACGTTACGACGGCGGGCGCCCGCGGAGAGGTATTCGACGTTCGACACCGTCACCGCGTGGCCGCTGCCCGACCCGAGGAACTCCGCCAGGCCACGTGCCAGGTCGGAACTCACTCGCCCGCCCACGCGTCGTACCCCGGCTTGGCGATCGCGAGATCGGCCCGCACCACGGAAACCAACGCCGCCCAGAGCTGTTCGTCGTCTCCTTCGGGTACCGCGGCGAGCAACTCACGCTCCTGCTCGGCCGCGGCGGGGCCGGATTCGATCTCTCTGCGCACGATCCTGGCGAGATTGGCGCCCACACGCGCCTTGTGCTGCAACCCCGCGGGCAGGGCGGGCAGCAGCGTCTCCTCGAGCAACTCGGCGAGCGATTCCAGCAACTCCGCTGCCGATGGGCGATTCTGCATTCGTTCCCCTCGGTCGATCCCGGCCCTCAGCATGGCACGCGCCGTCGCTGTCCCGATCGGTACTTTCGGCCGTCACTCCCGGTCGTCGAGCCGCAACAGCCCCGCGGTCGTCGAGCGGAAACCGCAGGCGGCGAAGTAGAACGGCGGGTTCGACACGCTGGACGGCCTTGCCGATGCCGGGAAGCTGCACTACATTCCTGCGATCGCGAGACCACTCGGTCTCCAATCCCTGCGCGACGTACCCGCGACGGCACAGCGTGGGACCCGCGTTGACGATCGGAGCCGGCTCGATGGCGATGCTGCTGTACTACCTACTCCTACCGCTGTACCTGGCAGAGGCTTTCGTCGACCTGCTGGATTGAGCGCCGAGTAGCCCGGCGCACCGCTCCGGAGGCCTCCGCACCAGACGCGGCGCTGTCTTCCGCCCTGCCCAGTCCTACTCCGTCCGTCGAACCTCTCACCCGGCTTGCTCGGCGCCGGGCGGCTGGTGGAAGCC
Encoded here:
- the glpD gene encoding glycerol-3-phosphate dehydrogenase, whose translation is MSARLDSRYRARAVNSLGDAEIDVLVIGGGVVGAGAALDAASRGLTVTLVEARDFAAGTSSRSSKLIHGGLRYLEQLDFWLVREALKERGLLLHRLAPHLVRPVSFLLPLRHRVWERAYIGAGVALYDTIGGARALPMHRHLSRTRALELAPALREDALTGAIRYYDAQVDDARHTMMIARTAAQHGATVLTRTRVTGLLRDGERVVGAEVTDLETGRVHTVRARRVISATGVWTDEMNRMTGVEFPFHVRMSKGVHILVPRHRLNLDTGLIMRTEKSVLFVIPWGGHWIIGTTDTDWSLDKDHPAASNADVRYLLDHVNRVLREPLTRDDIVGTYAGLRPLLSGASADTATLSREHAVAEPAPGLFVVAGGKYTTYRVMAADVVDAAVAGLGRAVAPSVTEHLPILGAVGYHELAADLDSLAQRAGLPRATVERLLGRYGSAITDLFDLIARETELGKPLTGAPEYLGAEAVYAVTHEGALHLDDVLTRRTRISIEAADRGLAAAAEVAWLIGAHLGWDGAATEREITRYGHRVHAELAANQAADDVSANAARLVAVV
- a CDS encoding class I SAM-dependent methyltransferase, whose product is MTRPADFWNTVYDNDTAPWVIGEPQPAIVALEREGGISGRVLDPGCGAGEHTILLTRLGYDVRGIDMSPSAVAYARANAAAQGVPAAAFEVADALALGDRPDFAGDPPGSAPAFDTVVDSALFHVFGTEDEARAAYVRSLHAVCKPGGTVYVLALSDAEPGFGPRISDTLILESFREGWTVADLRLARYRGRVTDLVAQDAAALEVSETGRVDAAAWLARIRRL
- a CDS encoding DUF6285 domain-containing protein; protein product: MQNRPSAAELLESLAELLEETLLPALPAGLQHKARVGANLARIVRREIESGPAAAEQERELLAAVPEGDDEQLWAALVSVVRADLAIAKPGYDAWAGE
- a CDS encoding acyl-CoA dehydrogenase family protein; amino-acid sequence: MDFELPAELVDYLAELDRFIDREIAPLEQIDDNIRFFDHRREDARTDWERGGLPNARWEALLAEVRRRADAAGHLRYAFPAQYGGRDGTNLGMAVIREHLARRGLGLHCDLQNEHAIVANNVGLLLMLEYGTPAQRAEWVDGLASGTKFFAFGITEPEHGSDATYMETSAVRDGDGWVITGQKTWNTGVHIADADLIFARTSGGPGDATGITAFLVPTDAPGFVVEEYLWTFNMPTDHARVALNGVRVPDTAVFGGEGRGLAVVQHFFNENRIRQAASSLGAAQYCIDESVAYAKQRKPFGKPLAANQAIQFPLVELHTQCAMLRTLIHKTAWSMDTYGTFAASEQVSMCNYWANRLCCEAADRAMQVHGGLGYSRHKPFEHIYRHHRRYRITEGAEEIQMRRVAGYLFGFMGGKAPKGV
- a CDS encoding phosphotransferase family protein is translated as MSSDLARGLAEFLGSGSGHAVTVSNVEYLSAGARRRNVAFDADMGGAKRRLVATIVPNAIELVPVDVEAAVRELARGNGVPVPPVVAICTDSAYADGPFVVTERVDGETVPRKVLRLTESAGLGERVAEQLGEAMGRLHAIDPATAPARLPEAAADPEHQLIEAGEHVRALLADRPVFALALRWLERRCPPAPPRTALLHTDMRNGNIVVGPEGLRAVLDWEGAQRHGDPMRDVAWPALRMWRFRADDREFGGFAGRGAFARGYRRAGGEFDEDRFRWWKVMCTLAWGVGLAGQAAAHSDGSVRDIVMAASGRRVSEIEWDLLMQIRPTAKG